TCCATGGTCAAGTATCTGGTGCGCATCGGCTCCGATATAAACGCCGCCTCCGACTCGGGCTCCACGCCTGTGCGTAGTGCATGCTACATGACTCACACGGATATAGGTGAGGATTTCTTAATCGTTCGGCCTGGCAGCTGCTCAGCTCCCACCATTCTTAACACAATACATTTATATTACGACAATTGAAGACAACCCACCATCATATTAACTCACACGTAATTGTTGCTTACAGTCAAGTTTCTCGTGGAGAATGGGGCTGACATCAAGCGCCCAAATGTGAATGGTGGCACCTGTCTCATCAACTCCGTGCAATCGGTCGATCTCTGTTTGTATTTGGTGCGCAAGGGAGCCGATATCAATGCGAGGGACATACAGGACAAGACGGCGTTGCACTATGCCATTCAGGAGCATCGACTGGATACCACCAGAATGTTGATAGAGCAGGGAGCCGATCCTTTTGCGACCAGTCGCTATGGGGACGACGCCTTGCGCACCGCCTGCCTCAAGGGAGCTCATCATATATTCGACTATCTCAAAAAGGAATTGAACTATCCTGCTCTGCGGCTGGCAGAGGCGCACGAACTGATGGGCTCGACTTTTCTCGACGAGCACAACGAGTCGCGTGTGTGCATACTGCACTGGCGAATGGCCCACCATATACGGGCCGCCTGCACGCCGTACATTGAGAAGAAGCCCGCCGTTATGTTGCGCAGTGCGTACAACAATTCGGTAGAGTTTACGACACTTGAGGAGCTGGACAACATTGAAACCGACATGGATGCCATGCGCATTCAGAGTCTGTTGATCTGCGAACGCATCCTTGGCCTGACCCACAAGGATATGCTGTTCCGATTGACCTTCAGGGGTGCCTCGTATGCGGACTCCTTGCAGTTCCAGCGCTGCGTTGATCTCTGGCGCTTTCTGCTCGAGGTGCGTGTCTCCAACTGGTCAATTCTGCATTTTGAGACCTGTTTTGCTGCACAGGCGCTGGTGCGCCTTCTGCTCGACCTGCACGTGCAAAACGTGAGCCACATACGCACCGAAGCCGGAGCACGTTTTGTACAGGATGAAAAGATTCTTCCGCGATTCGAAGATGTCCTGGGTGTGTTCCGCACCCTCGCTGAGAGCGCTGTCCTTGTGAAGGCCTTGCTGAAGCAACGACCAGTATTTCGCCGGCAGCAGGAGAACTACGACCGCGTAATGCGCTGTCTGGCCCATCTCCTCTACTTGCTGTTCAATACCGTCCCAACAGAGCCTCAGAAAAAGCTGATATATCAGGTCGTTCACGAAACGGTTGTCGTTGGCAATTTGAGGAGTGCCAGCACCTCGGACACCCTGCTCCACCTGTGCTCCTCGCGGTTGAATGTGATCAAAAGCGGCTATATAACCGACGATAATTTTGCCGATGTATGTGACATGAAAGTGCCTTCAGCCATTGAGCAATCCTCATtaatgccatactttcacccTTTCAGAAGACTGTGTTTCCCAATGCTGATGTTATAAAACTGCTCATCGAGTGCGGCGTTGATGTCAACATCAAGAACGAAGCCAAATCTACCCCCCTGCATGTGGCTTGCCAGCCTTACAACTTCAACAATGATGTGAGCAATGAGAATTGTTAATTCTTAATTATAAACTGTTTAACGTTTCCCCCCACAGATTGTCAGCTTGTTGCTGAAGTACGGAGCGGACATCGATCAGCCGAACCGTGCCGACAAGCGGCCTTACGACTTAATTGCCTCCAATCCCACCAGCACCATTCCGCTGCTCAACTTCGTGACCCTGCAGTGCCTGGCGGCGACGGCCATCA
This region of Drosophila miranda strain MSH22 chromosome 2, D.miranda_PacBio2.1, whole genome shotgun sequence genomic DNA includes:
- the LOC108156363 gene encoding protein fem-1 homolog A yields the protein MANERKQSSPKVELIKLSHELIEECKRSLEYSILSRHLRHELEKLPRESRREVVRRQRNGCAPLFIASRRGAVVVAEYLITICEADIEQRGHYEVLEDNSFHYVSPLWAAVVSNRLSMVKYLVRIGSDINAASDSGSTPVRSACYMTHTDIVKFLVENGADIKRPNVNGGTCLINSVQSVDLCLYLVRKGADINARDIQDKTALHYAIQEHRLDTTRMLIEQGADPFATSRYGDDALRTACLKGAHHIFDYLKKELNYPALRLAEAHELMGSTFLDEHNESRVCILHWRMAHHIRAACTPYIEKKPAVMLRSAYNNSVEFTTLEELDNIETDMDAMRIQSLLICERILGLTHKDMLFRLTFRGASYADSLQFQRCVDLWRFLLEVRVSNWSILHFETCFAAQALVRLLLDLHVQNVSHIRTEAGARFVQDEKILPRFEDVLGVFRTLAESAVLVKALLKQRPVFRRQQENYDRVMRCLAHLLYLLFNTVPTEPQKKLIYQVVHETVVVGNLRSASTSDTLLHLCSSRLNVIKSGYITDDNFADKTVFPNADVIKLLIECGVDVNIKNEAKSTPLHVACQPYNFNNDIVSLLLKYGADIDQPNRADKRPYDLIASNPTSTIPLLNFVTLQCLAATAISKNMVPYQGQLHRQLEQFVRNHEP